The genomic window GCAAGATACGTGTCATTGACAATGATGAGAGTTTTGCGATCGATGAGGTTAGTAATTCGGAATCAAAGTCAGTAAATTGCTAACGATTTTTTCcagtatttcttttcttttttcacCAACGGCCAGGAAGCTTTGAATGTACTCAAAATCCTTGTCGAAGACACTACTGCGCAGAAATTGGCACAGGACATTTTGTCACCATCAGCAGCGGATGATAGTCATAACAGCTCTAAGCATACATCGATTCATATGAGCCACAATAAAAAACCTCACGTTCCTCCTATTCAAACCACGACACCAGCTTTAGAAGAGAGTGTCCGAGCAACCTTATCGCCGTTACGTTCTCCGGGACCCGGTAGTCCTCGTGCTAGCACAGATATGAGTCGTCCAAGCTCGGATGTATTTCATCGGAGCATAGATCTTAACAAGCACGGTCGACGTAGCATAGACTTGAATCCGTTTCAGACGAAAAGCCGCAGAAGCACCAGTGCAAATAGCATCAGCACGAGACGTAGCCTTAGTACTAATCGCTTGAGCCGAGAGAAGGGTACTTCTAAGCAAGGATCATCTGATTCATATGTCCATTCCCTGGATGAACCGGGGTCATATGAAGCTCTGCCATCAGCAAGCGATGAAAATCAAGCGTCTGCCAGTCAGATACTTCGAGGCAGCGATGTGTTTTTATCACCCACTATACAACGCTCCCCTTCATCGAGACGTGGTAAAAATAAGGACGATTTTCAGAGCCCAGAATCTCATCCTCTTACCTCTCCAAGAAGATCCGCCGATGTTTCACCAACTCGAACTTACCGGCCCGAGAAACCTAAACATGCTGCTACCACAGGTTCCATGGGCGACTCGGATGCTAGGCAAGGGGCAATATCATCTGGCCCTTCATTACAAAGCATTGTTAAGGCTGGATCATACCCTTTGCAACGAGCTGCAGGTTTTGCCGGCTACTTAAATAGACACTCAAAGAAGATGAGCTCGTTACTGGCAACCGAGTCTATGGGCTATGTGGAAAAGGTTTCAGGCATGTGGAAAGGAGGAAAAATGCACTATGAAGAATCCCATGGAATGCCACGAGATGACGAAATGTCTAACATGAAAAACGATGACGATAATCGCGATGGTGTTACACACGCAGAGCGATTCCGCCAACACTTCGCCCTGCCTCCCGATGAGAAGCTCCATGCTGCATACTTTTGTTCTTGGCAAAGACTTGCTTTTCTATATGGCAAAATTTACCTTAGCGACAGATCTTTCTGTTACCGAAGTCTGATACCAACCGTAAAGACTAAGATTATCATTCCTTTGAAAGATATCGAGAACGTCGAAAAGGAGACATCATCTAGGTTTGGATACTCAGGGCTTGTAGTCACCATCCGAGGTCATGCGGAGATATTCTTCGAATTCGCTTTACCTGATGACCGAGATGACTGTTTAGTAACTCTTTTGCAGAATATAGAGACAATAAAGTATATGGACGAGTCTGGGCTTTTGACCATGGAGGAACGCGAAAGCGCAGAAGTGGCTAGTGCTGAAAATCAAGCTCTGATTCAGGCACGGCACGTGCTTCATCCTGAGAATCATATCAGTGATATCAGTACTCCCAAAGTAGGCGATACTGGATCGCCGCCAATATTGTTCGATGATCCGAGAGCTTCCATATTGAACTTTAAGCCAACAGAGTCGCTACGCATCACTTGCTTGACCATTGGTTCTCGTGGTGATGTTCAGCCTTACATTGCTCTTTGTAAGGGCCTGATGGCGGAAGGTCACAAAACGAAAATAGCCACCCACTTAGAGTTTAAAGATTGGGTCGAGTCAcacaatattgaatttgcaCCTGTTGATGGCGATCCGGCCGAATTGATGCGGATTTGTGTCGACAACGGAATGTTCACGGTCTCATTCTTGAAAGAAGCATCTTCGAAATTTCGTGGTTGGATAGATGATTTACTCAGCTCATCGTGGAAGGCCTGTCAGAATTCTGATGTGTTGATTGAAAGCCCCAGTGCAATGGGTGGAATTCATATCGCAGAAGCTCTTCGAATTCCATACTTCCGAGCTTTCACCATGCCATGGACAAGAACAAGAGCTTATCCTCACGCATTCGCTGTTCCTGAGCACAAATATGGTGGCGCTTATAACTACTTGTCATACATTTTGTTTGATAAGGTCTTTTGGACTGCCATTTCTGGACAGGTGAATCGTTGGAGACACAAAGAGCTAGGTTTGCAAGCCAcgaatttggagaagatgcaACCTAACAAGGTTCCATTCTTGTATAATTTTAGCCCTTCGGTTGTGGTACCACCTCTTGATTATAGCGATTGGATTAGAGTCACTGGTTACTGGTTTTTGAACGAAAGTTCGAATTATACACCACCCAAAGATCTCACAGATTTTATCGCCAAGGCCCGCGCAGATGGTAAACGACTAGTATATGTCGGGTTTGGATCAATTGTCGTGCCGGACTCTGCAGCTTTGACTAGAATAGTGAGggattctattattaaagCCGATGTAAGATGCATTCTATCAAAGGGATGGTCAGATCGTTTGGACAAGAAAGGTGCCAATGATGTTGAGGTATCACTCCCACCCGAGATATTCCAAATTAAATCAGCACCGCACGACTGGCTCTTCTCTCAGATTGATGCGGCAGCCCATCATGGAGGCGCCGGTACTACGGGAGCTAGTCTACGAGCTGGCATTCCAACGATCATTAAGCCATTTTTCGGAGACCAGTTTTTCTTTGGTCAGCGTGTTGAGGATCTAGGTGTGGGTATTTTGTTAAAGAAGCTCAACGAGAGTCTTTTTTCCAAAGCTCTTTGGGAGGCTGCGCACAGCAAGAGAATGATTACAAAGGCCAAAATCCTAGGTGAACAGATAAGAAATGTATGTTATATTTCGTGcacaagaaaacaaaatcagcACTAACAACTTAATCAGGAAAACGGCGTCGACACTGCCATTCAGTGTATATATCGAGATATGGAGTATGCAAAATCATTGATCAAGCTTAAGGAAGGAAAgtcagatgatgatgctttGGAAGATTCGGAAGAGAGTTGGACATTCATAGGGGATGAGACCGACCCGGATACAATGAAACGAATTCATGATTGGGATACAATGGCGCGTTCGGGAACCTTGAGCGATAGGCACGCGATGACTTGGTCGGGCTCGGATTTGGCATCTAGGGCGTTATCACCGGCTAGAAACGCGGGTTgagatttcttttcatggGTATACACAGTGTTAAGCGGATCAATAGGCTGGATCGCAAGGCATGGAATTGGGCTGGGTATGTAATGTTTTAAGTGAGCAAGGTGTTGGAGGCTAGTTGATGGGTTTTGCGACAGTCTGCATATACGATGACTATGAGATAATGTGATGTTAGCGACAGGAATAGGAATGGGATATAATCTACTTAATTTGTATTTAGCGAGGAAAGTGCAAGATGAAGTGAGGAGGCTTGATTTTACATGAATATAGATAATAGACTACTATAAATGAACGAAGGACAATATGATTCTATTCTATATAGtcatgattgattgcttATTTATTTGGTCTCCAGCGGGCCCATTTTGAGGTAAAGGAGGGCCGCCGTGATAGACTCCCCGTGAGCCACACATCGAAGCGTGCTAAATTAGCTCGTCGGCGGATGTTACGGAAGAGCTACTATTTTCGTAAATCTAGAAGCTCTAACCAATTCTTCGCCGAggtgtttctttctttgatgaagaaatgatgaGGTAATATGAGGTGAAGAAGTAGAAAGggcaaagaaacaaagatcTGATTAAACCCATTTTATACGTTCAAAGgatatccatattccatcGCATGTCTAGAAATTAAGGTTTGACAGGGATTGGATGCTCGATGAGCTGCAAACGGCTGTATTTCTGTGAtgattggatgaatggatggcCTTGTTGTGCCACCTCCGTTGTTCGTTTGGATGTAACGGGTTTTGTGTAATGGTGGATGGACGAACGGGTGttgaggtggtggtgtgttTGCTAGGCATCAGACAGAGAGTGGAGTGAGTCGTGAGTGTCATGCACGCGGAGGCTGTCTAGGTGTGAGGTGAGTAATGGGATGGGGGCAAGTGGGAATGagtaagaaagaaatgattcaTATCTATGGAGCATCTGCCTATTAGGcatctatataatttttacgtttttgaatatcgttacgggtatatatatgtgtgtgtgtgtatatatatatatatattcctttGAGGTTTTCACATCCATCTTCACATTCACTTCCCTTCATTCCAGACTCTCTACCGAGTCCCCAGCTACGAAGGAGATAACGGTCACGAGATCTAGATCTTTCGATTCAGACCACAGCGTAGCTACACTCGCTAGCTACTAGGTAAGTGAATGAAAGGAAATATGGAGTTATGATGATATCTCGATGATGTTCATATTCTCCTCATTCTTTTGCTCATCCATGTCATTTTTATAGTAGTATCTTTTATCCCGCTTCATCGGCCAATCATGGTGCATCCCCTCATAGAATAGACATCGAGAGCAAGGAACAAGCTGATCACACATATAAAAAGTcccccccttctcctccgTTGTCCAGAGTTCAGCTGTTTGGGTGTGTATCTTGAATCTAGCGGTAAAAAGCTATTTTGCCTGTTCTTCCCACCCACCTCCTCTGTACACTTCACACAGCAATTCGACAATTGTCTGTGCCTTGGTGCCTTGGTGCCTTATTTCTACTTGCTCTGTCCTCCCGCACCGAACCGCAACCGCAACCGCAACCGCAGCCCGTTCacacacccacccaccctTTATACGCCTTCCCAACTCCACAGTAGTCGCGTTCGTGCGATTGATGTGAACATATAAAGTCAACAAACGCTTCAACTTCAGAGCTCCAAAACCCGCAATACCGCTTACGTTCCAATCCTTCCAATCCAATTTTCCCAATCGCAACAACTTCGAATTCTCTCGCACATATTTTAAACCTCCATATCCAACATTCCCCAGCTGCAAAAAAAGGTACATATTTAAACATCGCAAAATCAAGAGTCCCGTCATCCATCCCCGCCCATTTTTGGTGGTTACCTCATCCTTCTTTGTGGCTTACAAGCTTGAACGAGAAAGAAGTGGTGTACATGGAATCTCACAATGCTGAATAACTCCACGCGATATTTATGAGAGCTTTCAAAGAGCTTAAAGTGAATTCGTAGGTCTTTCAACAGCTTGTAGATATCTATTGTATCTATTATTGCAGCTTGCTTTAATTTAAGCTTCTGCGAATTGTCCTAGAACTCCATTGCGCTTTGCGACGGCCTTCCGTGGCTTGCTTTTTGTCATATGCGATTTGCGATTTGCGATTCAACTTCTCATCCAGCTTCCTTCCATCTGCGCGCGCATTCTCCCCCTTCAAGATTTCAAGCTCAGTTACTGACGATTCATCTCTCGGCAAATAGAACCGACCCTCCCGGGATCGCATGAACACACATCCAACGATAGCTTTGCGAAGGAGGATATCAAAATGGGAAAGACATTAACCTTGGGTCCGAATTTACGGTACCCAATTACAATCACCAAGTTGTTCAAGAAACATGGCGATCAGATTTCGAAACGGGACTCACTCCTCGAATACAAATACCATTGGAAGCTAATGGTTGGCGATCCATTGGGCGAACAatgggaagaagaacaaaCATCGTACGGGGCATGGGATAGTCCGTCTGATGGCACTATCGAGAAATGGTTAGTCAAAGAAGGGGCGACGATTGAGAGCGATGGACCTGTTGTcgatgttgaagaaagttgTTCGCATGCTGTCCAGTTTGCGGGACTTTGTGGAATGTGTGGAAAAGATATGACCGAGGTCTCTTGGGCCACCAGTTCGCTCGATACAGACCGAGCGAGGATCAATATGATTCATGACCAAACGCACCTCACAGTTAGTCTTGACGAGGCTTCAAaggcagaagaagaactACAACGGCGGCTACTTAAGAATCGAAAACTTTCATTGGTGGTGGATCTGGATCAGACCATTATCCATGCTTGTATTGAACCTACTGTTGGAGAATGGCAGCGCGACGTCAATTCGCCAAACTACGAGGCCGTCAAAGATGTGCGGTCATTCCAACTTAATGATGATGGTCCTCGTGGTCTCGCATCTGGCTGTTGGTACTATATTAAAATGCGACCTGGACTTGCGGAGTTTCTCGCAAAAGTCTCCGAAATGTACGAGCTTCACGTTTATACTATGGGTACTCGAGCATATGCATTGAATATTGCAAAGATCGTCGATCCtggaaagaaattatttgGTGATCGTATCATCAGTCGAGACGAGAACGGCAACGTCACGGCAAAGAGCCTGGCTAGATTATTCCCTCAGAGCACACATATGGTGGCAATTATCGATGATCGCGCAGACGTTTGGCCAATGAATCGTCCCAATCTTATTAAGGTTGTTCCCTATGATTTCTTCACTGGCATAGGAGATATAAATTCAAGCTTTCTAccaaagagagaagagcttCCTAAAGTATCAACACCCAAAAAGAAACATCACTCAAAGCCGGAGACTAGCACACTTGAGACGGTGGAAACGCCTGTTGGAGAAGTTGCAAAGCCTACAGAACCTGAAGAAGGCGAAACCAAATCTGCTGAAGAAACCAAGGAGGAACCAACGACTGAGAAACCAAATCTGCCGAAACTTAACACGTTAGACGATGAGGCTTCATTGCTAGAACAAGCCGCGGAGCAAGAGAAATTTTTGGAGCAACAATTAATCGATCGACCTTTACTTCATAAACAAGAGGAACTTGATGAAGCCGATAAAAAACAGGAAGAAGCAGAGAAAGCGGTTGAGGATGGTAGTATTGAACATCACGCGCACCGACATAGTGTTCTCAAGGATGATGACGTCGAATTGACTTATCTCCAACAACATCTTGCGGATTTGCACAGAGCTTTTTATGAAGAATACGACAAAGCTTTGGTCAATGTTCCAGGTGGACGAGTTGCACAACTAAAACCTGGACATCAAAGAAAGGTCAATGTCAAAAATGAAGCTGCCGATCTGAAAGTAGTACCCAATATTGCAGTTGTGATGCCGCGTCTCAAGTATGGATTGCCCTACCCAAAAGCAATGCCAACCGTGACGATTTTGCTAACCAAGTTTTAGGTCTCAAGTCTTAGATGGATGTGTAATAGTAATGTCGGGTTTAGTTCCTCTGGGAGTTGATCTTATGAGGTTAGTTGATACCACCTATGAATCTATTTCACAAAAAACTTTATTGTGTATATTCTCTAGCGTGTGGGGTTTTGAAAAGGTCAAGAGAAAATCCATGCTAACCAGACTCAGATCTGAAATTGCTCAGCAGATAGAAAGTTTTGGTGGCAAAATTCATAAAAAGTATGCTAtcaagaattttattttcgGAAGATGAGACTCTAACATATTATAGGGTTTCAAAAAGAGTGACTCATGTCGTTGCCTCGTCACAAAAAACTCGTACACAAAAAGTTCGAGAAGCGGCCAAATATCCTCACATTAAGATAGTCACACAACAATGGTTGACTCAGTCGATGAGCAagtggaagaaggaagatgaatCAGAGTATCTGGTAGGTTGAACTCTCCATTATTTTCTTACAGgcaatattaatatatccATTAGGTAGAGATAAATCCAGCTGATAGAAGACAAAGTGGTGATTTGACTAATATTCCATCTCCTGGTGAAGATAGTGAAGAATCTTCAGACTACACCGAGAgcgaagattttgaagatgacgaCACAAGATCTGAGCTAGATGGAGAAGGTGTCATGCCGGATGAACCACGAGGTGACATCTCTCCAACGACGGATCTCAACTGGTCATCAATAGATGACGAACTAGCTGAATTCATGGGCGATGATGAATCTGGCACGGAAAGTGACACAAGTTTCACCAGCAataacagcaacaacagtcGAACATCACGGACAAGTTCAAGAAGAGGACATAAACGAAGATTTGACGATACGacggatgaagatgaaagtgaagaagaaagtacAATGGCAAAAAAGCAGCGAGTAGCTAATTCAAGAACCACGAGTCTGAAAACTGTTAAAACGCCGAACAGTACAACGGAATCTAGTCTTCTTACCCCGGGGGTCACGGGCGATGAGAATGACGAGGTTAATCAAGTTATGGCGGAGGAGAGTGATCATAGTTTTGAAGATGATCTGGAAGCTGAAATGCAAGCCGCTTTCGATCAGgagttggaggaagaagcgGCTGCTGCTGCCGGTTGATTTTGCAatttgcattgcattgcaccTGGGTCGAACTTTGTCAAGAGTCCTTGCTGTCTGGCATGAGGGGGGATTGCACATAACGAGGAAACGAGAAATCTTGTGTCTgccatcatatcattttgAAGCGTGGTTTATTTATTGCCTTAAAGGTGTTTTGTGGATGGGAATCGGGTGAATGGGAATGGCATGGTTGGGAATTGGGGTTGGgagatttggaattgggcggaaagggatgggatggaattggTTTTGTGCATTAGTGGG from Botrytis cinerea B05.10 chromosome 15, complete sequence includes these protein-coding regions:
- the Bcfcp1 gene encoding Bcfcp1; this encodes MGKTLTLGPNLRYPITITKLFKKHGDQISKRDSLLEYKYHWKLMVGDPLGEQWEEEQTSYGAWDSPSDGTIEKWLVKEGATIESDGPVVDVEESCSHAVQFAGLCGMCGKDMTEVSWATSSLDTDRARINMIHDQTHLTVSLDEASKAEEELQRRLLKNRKLSLVVDLDQTIIHACIEPTVGEWQRDVNSPNYEAVKDVRSFQLNDDGPRGLASGCWYYIKMRPGLAEFLAKVSEMYELHVYTMGTRAYALNIAKIVDPGKKLFGDRIISRDENGNVTAKSLARLFPQSTHMVAIIDDRADVWPMNRPNLIKVVPYDFFTGIGDINSSFLPKREELPKVSTPKKKHHSKPETSTLETVETPVGEVAKPTEPEEGETKSAEETKEEPTTEKPNLPKLNTLDDEASLLEQAAEQEKFLEQQLIDRPLLHKQEELDEADKKQEEAEKAVEDGSIEHHAHRHSVLKDDDVELTYLQQHLADLHRAFYEEYDKALVNVPGGRVAQLKPGHQRKVNVKNEAADLKVVPNIAVVMPRLKSQVLDGCVIVMSGLVPLGVDLMRSEIAQQIESFGGKIHKKVSKRVTHVVASSQKTRTQKVREAAKYPHIKIVTQQWLTQSMSKWKKEDESEYLVEINPADRRQSGDLTNIPSPGEDSEESSDYTESEDFEDDDTRSELDGEGVMPDEPRGDISPTTDLNWSSIDDELAEFMGDDESGTESDTSFTSNNSNNSRTSRTSSRRGHKRRFDDTTDEDESEEESTMAKKQRVANSRTTSLKTVKTPNSTTESSLLTPGVTGDENDEVNQVMAEESDHSFEDDLEAEMQAAFDQELEEEAAAAAG